From a single Candidatus Neomarinimicrobiota bacterium genomic region:
- a CDS encoding tetratricopeptide repeat protein gives MRIVKIVLLLVALTISFGQIPQKTLPMLEKKQDSFRQAIRLEKIGELEAAETIYLELLEVNPKDTRIFLQLKALYRKQEKYEDLKVVLLERVRTFNRDLQSHVELGEVFLLMDEREKAKQYWNNLRFQFGETRSIYYMLIQMYLKHNLDEEMNELVDAGRKHFDDPSFLSLELGNIHMRNLDYSGATEEFVTYASYHPEQIRTISSQILRMSDREESHQNIEKALMNNRAVSEDVVRLLYSDFLFKVQRYPEAYNQHLALGVTGVKNMERWIRFAHNLRKEQSLPLALKAFTMVLDTLKSTSFSRNANNLKRITGEALYGLALTYEQQITPSQQWAPLAEYFPGNMVFKDHLTTLKSIEVKPLEDTFSLYDSILVTLPSTTFPPQAHFRLGEIKYKITRDFDGAMTAFSASAGATKDRDLALRSNLRLADVFMAKSDFSSGLNHLRDALSSTGQEKERQSLKFKLCQVHFLYGNIDSTLVILDQLLSSLELGDPYFNDALELKGFVEENYVRGDQIDKDAFQSYILAERLLRQGKRSEADSFFRSVVDAYPETPIADEAAFRRAQLTLELGNYTRAVEQLAAIQDSPLGDLAAVMTGEVYDRYLFNNEEAEVWYFKVLEEYPESLLTEPVRYRLREITKRNELN, from the coding sequence ATGAGAATCGTTAAGATTGTACTCCTCCTGGTGGCCCTAACAATCTCTTTCGGGCAAATCCCCCAGAAGACGCTGCCCATGCTGGAGAAAAAGCAGGACAGCTTCCGCCAGGCCATTCGACTTGAGAAAATCGGTGAATTGGAAGCGGCTGAGACCATCTACCTGGAACTCTTGGAGGTCAATCCGAAAGATACACGGATATTCCTACAGTTAAAGGCGCTTTACCGGAAACAGGAAAAGTATGAAGATCTGAAAGTGGTCTTGCTTGAGAGAGTGCGCACCTTCAACAGGGACCTCCAGAGCCATGTTGAGCTCGGGGAAGTTTTTCTTCTCATGGACGAGCGGGAAAAAGCGAAACAGTACTGGAATAATCTCCGCTTTCAGTTTGGCGAAACGAGGTCAATCTATTATATGCTGATCCAGATGTATCTAAAGCACAACTTGGACGAAGAAATGAATGAACTGGTGGATGCAGGGCGAAAACATTTCGATGACCCTTCCTTCTTGAGCCTGGAGCTAGGAAACATCCATATGCGCAATCTCGATTACAGCGGCGCCACAGAGGAATTTGTCACATACGCGTCGTACCATCCTGAACAAATTCGGACGATATCATCTCAAATACTTAGAATGTCTGACCGGGAGGAGAGTCATCAAAATATCGAGAAAGCTCTCATGAATAATAGGGCAGTGAGTGAAGACGTTGTCCGTTTACTATACAGCGATTTTCTGTTCAAGGTACAGCGCTATCCCGAAGCTTATAATCAACATTTAGCACTGGGCGTGACGGGAGTGAAAAATATGGAGCGGTGGATCAGGTTCGCCCATAATCTCAGGAAGGAGCAATCTCTCCCCCTCGCCCTGAAGGCGTTCACCATGGTGCTGGACACCCTGAAAAGTACTTCCTTCTCTCGTAACGCTAATAATCTCAAGCGAATCACCGGTGAGGCGCTTTACGGTCTCGCTCTTACATATGAGCAGCAGATTACACCGAGCCAGCAATGGGCACCGCTCGCGGAATACTTTCCCGGCAATATGGTTTTTAAAGATCATCTCACTACACTTAAGTCCATTGAAGTTAAACCGTTGGAGGACACTTTCTCGCTCTACGACTCCATCCTCGTGACGCTGCCTTCCACCACTTTCCCTCCTCAGGCGCACTTTCGTCTTGGTGAGATTAAGTACAAGATTACCCGGGACTTCGATGGGGCCATGACCGCCTTTTCGGCTTCCGCCGGTGCCACGAAAGATAGAGATCTGGCTCTCCGCTCAAATCTCAGATTAGCCGATGTATTTATGGCGAAAAGTGATTTCTCCTCGGGCCTGAACCATCTCCGGGACGCACTGTCATCAACCGGGCAAGAAAAGGAGCGGCAATCACTCAAGTTCAAGCTGTGCCAGGTTCACTTTCTCTATGGCAATATTGACAGCACACTTGTGATCCTGGATCAGTTGCTCTCTTCATTGGAACTGGGCGATCCTTACTTCAATGATGCCCTTGAGTTGAAGGGTTTTGTTGAAGAAAACTATGTTCGGGGTGATCAGATTGATAAGGATGCGTTTCAGAGTTACATCCTGGCTGAACGGCTTCTGCGGCAGGGAAAGCGCAGTGAGGCGGATTCTTTCTTCAGATCTGTGGTAGACGCATACCCCGAAACACCCATTGCCGATGAGGCCGCCTTTCGCAGGGCGCAGCTGACACTTGAGCTCGGGAATTACACCAGGGCCGTGGAGCAGCTCGCCGCCATACAGGATTCCCCCTTGGGAGATCTTGCCGCCGTCATGACAGGCGAGGTGTACGACCGATATCTTTTCAACAATGAAGAGGCGGAGGTGTGGTACTTCAAGGTGCTGGAAGAGTATCCCGAAAGCCTATTGACGGAACCGGTACGGTACCGTCTTCGCGAAATCACAAAAAGGAATGAATTAAATTGA
- a CDS encoding asparagine synthetase B, whose product MKRLVLIVFLSFSFLSGNKILIPMDLAQKDHLKAYGIAYWILTQDINVEWLLNYRGGSFMLDEFPAITREARIRGVTVEPMDGQSAIGIYAEVDANNMEVVLLEKAPKIAIYTPPSKQPWDDAVTLALTYAEVDYEKLWDDEVFLGKLDRFDWLHLHHEDFTGQYGKFYRNFHNAPWYVEQQLEFETMAQRLGFASVSEEKKAVARTIRDFVGKGGFLFAMCSATDSYDIALTAEGVDITEAIIDGTPAEHNAESRMDYSKSFAFEEFTIITDPFVYEFSNIDVPPSDRPTTRGAEADYFTLFEFSAKYDPVPSMLTQNHVGIVKGFMGQTTGFRRSLIKNHVLIMGEVEGDEQVKYIHGNYGRGTFTFLGGHDPEDYQHFIGDPPTDLALHRNSPGYRLILNNILFPAARKKERKT is encoded by the coding sequence TTGAAACGGCTTGTGTTGATAGTTTTCCTCTCTTTTTCATTCCTCTCAGGAAATAAAATCCTTATTCCTATGGACTTGGCTCAAAAGGATCACCTAAAAGCTTACGGTATTGCATACTGGATCCTCACTCAAGACATCAACGTGGAGTGGCTTCTGAACTATCGCGGAGGCTCATTTATGCTGGATGAATTTCCCGCAATTACCAGGGAAGCGAGGATTCGGGGCGTTACCGTGGAACCGATGGATGGTCAGTCGGCCATCGGTATCTATGCTGAAGTTGACGCCAACAATATGGAAGTTGTTTTATTGGAGAAAGCGCCGAAAATCGCCATCTATACGCCGCCAAGCAAACAGCCGTGGGATGACGCCGTTACCCTGGCCCTCACCTATGCAGAAGTGGACTATGAGAAGCTGTGGGACGATGAAGTGTTTCTCGGCAAGCTGGACCGTTTCGACTGGCTCCATCTCCATCATGAAGATTTCACGGGTCAGTACGGCAAGTTTTACCGAAACTTTCACAACGCACCGTGGTACGTGGAGCAGCAACTGGAGTTTGAAACCATGGCTCAACGGCTGGGGTTCGCCTCCGTCAGTGAGGAAAAGAAAGCTGTGGCGAGGACGATTCGGGATTTCGTCGGCAAAGGCGGCTTCCTTTTTGCCATGTGCTCCGCCACCGACTCCTACGATATCGCCCTAACAGCGGAAGGTGTCGACATCACCGAGGCTATTATAGATGGAACTCCTGCTGAACACAATGCCGAGAGCAGAATGGACTACAGTAAAAGTTTCGCCTTTGAGGAATTCACTATCATCACCGATCCGTTTGTGTATGAATTTTCCAATATCGATGTGCCACCCAGCGACCGTCCTACTACCCGTGGCGCCGAAGCGGACTATTTCACGCTGTTCGAGTTTTCAGCAAAATACGACCCTGTTCCCTCTATGCTGACGCAGAACCATGTGGGTATTGTGAAGGGATTCATGGGGCAAACAACCGGCTTCCGAAGGTCTCTTATCAAAAATCATGTGCTGATCATGGGAGAAGTTGAAGGAGATGAGCAGGTGAAATACATCCACGGAAACTACGGAAGGGGGACCTTCACTTTCCTGGGTGGGCACGACCCGGAGGACTACCAGCATTTTATAGGTGATCCTCCCACAGACTTGGCACTGCACCGGAACTCCCCTGGCTACCGCTTAATACTGAACAATATTCTCTTTCCCGCTGCTAGAAAAAAAGAGAGAAAAACATGA
- a CDS encoding FAA hydrolase family protein: MNIFCVGQNYAKHAQELDNEVPKEPIFFQKASSCLSTSDKIKIPNGRKIHYELELVVIFGKSEKNIPKGAARDHISHWCLGLDLTDRERQNKKRDKGLPWFDAKSFPGAAVITGREPIDWQILEQDFWLTKNGVEVQRGNVSDMVFDIPTLISTLSEIVTFQEGDFLFTGTPSGVGPLHHNDELSLGLGDKTKGSFYVTSS, translated from the coding sequence ATGAACATTTTTTGTGTGGGGCAGAATTACGCCAAACATGCACAGGAATTAGACAATGAAGTGCCAAAAGAACCGATCTTTTTCCAGAAGGCATCATCTTGCCTTTCAACAAGTGATAAGATCAAAATTCCTAACGGGCGCAAGATCCATTATGAACTTGAACTGGTTGTGATTTTCGGGAAAAGTGAAAAAAACATTCCGAAAGGTGCAGCTCGAGATCATATCTCACACTGGTGCCTCGGTCTTGATCTCACCGATAGAGAACGCCAGAATAAAAAGCGCGATAAAGGTCTCCCCTGGTTTGACGCCAAGTCGTTCCCAGGCGCCGCGGTGATCACTGGCCGAGAGCCCATTGACTGGCAAATACTGGAACAGGATTTCTGGCTCACAAAAAACGGAGTAGAAGTCCAACGAGGGAATGTGAGCGATATGGTGTTCGACATTCCTACACTAATCTCAACACTCTCAGAAATCGTCACTTTTCAGGAAGGTGACTTTCTTTTCACCGGTACACCCAGCGGGGTGGGTCCCCTTCACCACAACGATGAGCTGAGTCTTGGACTGGGAGACAAAACAAAAGGATCATTCTACGTCACGTCGTCTTGA
- a CDS encoding GatB/YqeY domain-containing protein produces MTLVNDLQSSMQAAMKSGDRDRVRTLRTLMAKLKERSIEKRGDLDDGEIIKVLQTAAKQRKESAEMYEKGDRNELAETELNELAIIEEYLPVQMSKEALAEIVDSIISETGAESMQDMGKVMPKVMKRVGGQADGKTVQELVKKRLSS; encoded by the coding sequence ATGACTCTGGTTAACGACCTACAGTCTAGCATGCAGGCTGCCATGAAATCAGGAGACAGAGACAGGGTCCGTACCCTCCGCACTCTGATGGCAAAACTGAAAGAGAGGTCTATTGAGAAGAGGGGAGATCTGGATGATGGCGAAATAATCAAAGTGCTTCAGACGGCCGCTAAGCAGCGGAAAGAATCTGCTGAAATGTATGAGAAGGGCGACCGAAATGAGCTGGCCGAGACAGAGTTGAATGAACTGGCCATCATCGAAGAGTACCTTCCTGTCCAGATGTCAAAGGAAGCTTTGGCGGAAATTGTAGACTCGATCATTAGTGAAACGGGTGCTGAGTCCATGCAGGATATGGGAAAAGTGATGCCAAAGGTTATGAAGCGCGTGGGGGGACAGGCAGATGGTAAAACTGTGCAGGAGCTGGTAAAAAAGAGGCTTTCTAGTTGA
- a CDS encoding CvpA family protein — protein sequence MINPFDLIGIFLLIAFGCVGYSRGFLEEVGRLTGLILASVTAFQFHDTIAMALYPRLPVDSRLILVVSFAIVFIVILFAARLFTRFIQMFLLARGIRWANRALGVAVGAVKASVMTVILCWAVDVLPNADYFSEMKTRSYVYQNSSGIRNWIVAAFHLEKSVQKGEMWVRDKMESK from the coding sequence TTGATCAACCCTTTTGACTTAATTGGCATCTTTCTGCTTATCGCTTTCGGGTGTGTGGGATACAGCCGCGGCTTTCTGGAAGAGGTTGGACGGTTGACAGGACTCATTTTGGCATCAGTAACTGCTTTTCAGTTTCACGACACCATTGCCATGGCTCTCTATCCCCGGCTACCTGTTGACAGTCGGCTTATTTTGGTCGTTTCGTTCGCTATTGTTTTCATAGTGATCCTGTTTGCAGCAAGATTGTTCACACGCTTTATTCAAATGTTTCTCCTTGCTCGGGGAATTCGCTGGGCCAACAGAGCCCTGGGGGTCGCTGTGGGTGCCGTGAAGGCGTCTGTTATGACGGTCATCCTCTGCTGGGCAGTTGATGTTCTCCCCAACGCCGACTACTTTTCAGAGATGAAAACTCGTTCATACGTCTATCAAAATTCCAGCGGTATCCGGAACTGGATTGTGGCGGCGTTCCATCTGGAAAAATCTGTTCAAAAAGGCGAAATGTGGGTGAGGGATAAGATGGAGAGCAAGTAG
- a CDS encoding DNA primase, with the protein MARVPQDTIDRIRDSAEILDVVSDYVELRRRGRNYFGLCPFHTEKTPSFSVAPDKQIYHCFGCGTGGNAISFLMEYEKISFVESLQKLAERYGIELNLQRDDGSSEFFSQLYDIHTAAVNFFKKNLASELGKKIRDYLKERGLSNETVAIFDLGYADNGWDHLLSVAKSKKVTQEVIKKCGLFTKTDKGIFDRFRNRLMFPITNRGDRVVAFGGRDMLGESDAKYLNSPETPIYNKREILYGLSRTKDAARQDRTLVVVEGYMDLLQLYQNGITNIAATSGTALTSGQVSQIRKFADTVYLAYDGDTAGRKAAITAGYNLLKGGITPKIVEVPEEKDPDSWVKESGVDSFKEAQAQARDVIAFHFGHTPRDLSNASERSRLAEEMSTELAGIGDEIIQRDMVRQVAERMAVDEEAILRIVKKNMRRPRRQQETPSVQSDTEPGSQTEKAECEIIKLLASGNSQVVELLRDNTNLETFTDPVMKTLAGYLLESENQNGNSNLSGALDLFQEKKERERASRLLLETTTEEDAHRVAIDCLITLEKNPLKQLIEQARIKLRGMERAGEDTSEAVASVMHLRQQINDLEAKRKTLLEAVQ; encoded by the coding sequence GTGGCCCGGGTTCCTCAAGATACCATCGATCGGATTCGGGATTCCGCTGAAATCCTTGATGTGGTTTCTGATTATGTAGAGTTACGCCGACGAGGACGGAACTACTTCGGCCTCTGCCCTTTCCATACGGAAAAAACACCCTCATTCAGCGTAGCACCGGACAAGCAGATATACCACTGCTTCGGATGCGGAACCGGCGGCAACGCCATCTCTTTTCTCATGGAATATGAAAAAATAAGCTTTGTGGAGTCGCTGCAAAAATTGGCAGAGCGTTATGGCATAGAACTGAACCTACAGCGGGATGACGGCTCCAGCGAGTTCTTCAGTCAACTCTATGACATCCACACTGCGGCGGTAAATTTCTTCAAAAAGAACCTCGCTTCAGAATTAGGAAAGAAAATTCGTGACTACCTGAAAGAGCGCGGTCTATCAAATGAGACCGTGGCAATATTTGATCTCGGCTATGCCGACAACGGCTGGGATCATCTGCTCAGTGTGGCAAAATCGAAAAAAGTGACACAAGAAGTAATCAAAAAATGCGGGCTGTTCACCAAGACCGATAAAGGCATCTTTGACCGTTTCAGAAATCGACTGATGTTTCCTATCACCAATCGGGGTGACCGTGTGGTTGCCTTTGGCGGCAGGGATATGCTTGGTGAAAGTGATGCAAAGTACCTGAACTCACCCGAGACGCCCATCTACAACAAACGGGAAATACTTTACGGCCTTTCACGGACGAAAGACGCCGCCAGGCAGGATCGCACTCTGGTGGTGGTGGAAGGTTACATGGACCTGCTCCAACTTTATCAGAACGGTATTACCAACATCGCTGCCACCTCAGGAACGGCCCTGACATCTGGCCAGGTGTCACAGATCAGGAAGTTTGCCGACACCGTTTACCTCGCCTATGACGGCGACACTGCCGGTCGAAAAGCTGCCATTACCGCCGGCTACAATCTGTTGAAAGGTGGCATCACACCCAAAATCGTGGAAGTGCCGGAAGAAAAAGATCCCGACAGTTGGGTGAAAGAATCTGGTGTTGACAGTTTCAAAGAAGCTCAGGCACAGGCCCGGGATGTTATCGCTTTCCATTTTGGGCATACACCGCGGGATCTCTCCAACGCCTCGGAGCGGTCCCGGTTGGCGGAAGAAATGTCAACTGAACTTGCGGGAATTGGTGATGAGATTATCCAGAGAGATATGGTGAGACAAGTGGCGGAACGGATGGCTGTGGATGAAGAAGCTATACTAAGAATAGTGAAAAAGAACATGCGCCGTCCGCGCAGGCAGCAAGAAACGCCTAGTGTACAGTCCGACACAGAACCCGGTTCTCAAACGGAAAAAGCCGAATGTGAAATCATTAAGCTCTTGGCCAGTGGTAATAGCCAAGTGGTGGAACTTTTGCGCGATAATACCAACCTCGAAACTTTCACTGATCCTGTCATGAAAACGTTGGCCGGTTACCTTTTGGAATCGGAAAATCAGAACGGAAATTCAAACCTGTCAGGTGCTCTTGACCTGTTCCAAGAAAAGAAAGAAAGAGAACGGGCTTCACGTCTGCTCCTTGAAACGACCACAGAAGAGGATGCCCACCGTGTGGCAATTGATTGCCTCATCACGCTGGAGAAAAATCCTTTGAAACAGCTGATTGAACAGGCGAGAATAAAACTTCGCGGTATGGAGCGGGCCGGTGAGGACACCAGCGAAGCTGTGGCTTCCGTCATGCATCTTCGACAACAGATAAACGATCTGGAAGCCAAACGGAAAACTCTCCTGGAAGCTGTGCAGTAG
- a CDS encoding TonB-dependent receptor: protein MLSSVLLFLLLTLPVSLFAQATVAGRVTDAETGQGLAGANVIIEGTSIGAAANATGDYSISDVPAGTQTVTASVIGYASSSTTVNVPSSGSVTTNFALSGEAIELSGLEVLASRADERTPVAYTNVTKADMEFRLGSQDIPMSLNTTPSVYATQQGGGAGDARINVRGFNQRNVAVMINGVPQNDMENGWVYWSNWDGVGDVASIQMQRGLSAVNLATPSIGGSMNIITDPTALSSGGKFRQEIGAGGFVKTTLNYNTGLIGDKMAFSGTIVRKTGDGVIDKTWTDAWAYYFGASYAMNETNRFELYAVGAPQRHGQNLYKQNLGAYDSDFAASVDGYDTGALGSDGQFRDEGEANGIGFGRTFNQNWAPVSSSYQGKQYWYMYGAKTVDRHSPDFLNERENFFHKPLVNLNHYLTLNSKMRLSSILYWSGGSGGGTGTYGKIPTMDADENLGDDDYKFYYGRSPWVRDWDALITMNSGSDATVYVDKTALSRDPGQSVGILRNSINRQNTYGLISKLNLDMSDALKLQLGVDWRMAGIEHAREVRDLMGGDYYIDFADDNYSSGKQVKLGDIIAYHNETTVDWIGFFAQGNYTAGPISAYGMAGFSSIAYSYQDHFTVADEKIVADPISTMQFKGGAMFDLNESMSVFANFGLSEKPPIMDNVIYFDGTVASDPANEKFQSMEAGANYSSGMFAVKTSYYNTDWQDRNLTKAVTSGQGSSGDTDVIFLSGINQNHSGIEVEASAQLMSMLRFDAAVSLGNWKFVGDASGNYQEDEFNEQGQVIGQTSTTYNYALDGLFVGDMPQTGYVMGITLTPISGLRAQVLYNMYDKNYSDWGPSDREYSGNDSEADRAQVWQAPGYSKMDVHVTYDLPSMGGLNLQVFAHVFNALDDVYVQDAVDHSQYNSYGDKVHAAHNAEVFLGIPRYFNAGLTVRF, encoded by the coding sequence ATATTATCATCTGTTCTATTATTTCTTCTTCTTACTCTCCCGGTTTCACTGTTTGCTCAGGCAACAGTAGCTGGCCGGGTAACAGATGCTGAAACAGGACAAGGGTTGGCGGGAGCGAATGTAATAATTGAAGGTACCTCTATCGGTGCTGCTGCCAATGCAACTGGAGATTACTCCATATCAGATGTACCCGCGGGAACTCAAACCGTGACCGCATCTGTTATCGGATACGCTTCAAGCAGCACAACAGTAAACGTACCTTCCTCTGGGTCAGTGACGACAAACTTTGCTCTGTCTGGCGAAGCAATCGAACTTTCCGGATTGGAAGTATTAGCTTCTCGTGCCGATGAGAGAACACCAGTTGCTTATACTAATGTCACGAAAGCGGACATGGAATTCCGTCTCGGATCACAGGATATCCCGATGAGTCTTAACACGACTCCAAGTGTCTATGCCACACAGCAAGGTGGTGGTGCTGGGGATGCTCGTATTAATGTTCGGGGGTTTAACCAGCGTAACGTTGCCGTAATGATCAATGGTGTACCGCAAAATGATATGGAAAATGGTTGGGTCTACTGGTCCAACTGGGACGGTGTTGGTGATGTAGCCTCCATCCAGATGCAGCGCGGGTTAAGTGCTGTTAACCTTGCTACCCCTTCCATTGGCGGAAGCATGAATATCATTACCGATCCAACGGCACTCAGCAGCGGTGGAAAGTTCAGACAGGAAATTGGTGCTGGTGGTTTTGTGAAAACCACACTGAATTACAACACCGGACTCATTGGTGATAAAATGGCTTTCAGCGGAACAATCGTTCGTAAAACGGGTGATGGTGTTATTGACAAAACATGGACGGACGCCTGGGCATATTATTTTGGTGCCAGCTACGCCATGAATGAAACCAACCGTTTCGAGTTGTATGCAGTTGGTGCTCCGCAGCGTCATGGCCAAAACCTATACAAACAGAATCTGGGTGCTTATGACTCGGATTTTGCTGCTTCTGTAGACGGTTACGATACCGGTGCACTTGGGAGTGATGGACAATTTCGTGATGAAGGTGAGGCTAATGGAATCGGTTTCGGTCGTACGTTTAACCAGAACTGGGCGCCTGTTTCCTCTTCCTATCAAGGGAAACAATACTGGTACATGTATGGTGCGAAAACGGTGGATCGCCATAGCCCAGACTTCCTGAATGAAAGAGAAAACTTCTTTCACAAACCATTAGTTAATTTGAACCATTATTTAACCCTCAACAGTAAAATGAGACTCTCATCGATTCTATACTGGTCCGGTGGTTCCGGCGGTGGTACAGGAACCTATGGTAAAATTCCAACGATGGATGCTGATGAAAATCTTGGGGATGACGATTACAAATTCTACTATGGGCGTTCTCCATGGGTCAGGGACTGGGATGCATTGATCACGATGAATTCTGGCTCTGATGCTACAGTCTATGTAGATAAAACGGCTCTTTCCCGCGATCCCGGTCAATCAGTTGGTATTCTAAGAAATAGTATCAATCGCCAGAACACCTACGGTCTCATCTCCAAGCTCAACTTGGATATGAGTGATGCATTGAAACTGCAGCTTGGTGTTGACTGGCGAATGGCCGGTATTGAGCATGCTCGCGAAGTCCGTGATCTGATGGGTGGTGATTATTATATTGATTTTGCCGATGATAACTATTCCAGCGGTAAGCAAGTGAAACTTGGTGATATTATCGCATACCATAATGAAACCACCGTTGACTGGATTGGTTTTTTTGCTCAAGGAAACTACACGGCCGGTCCTATATCAGCGTACGGTATGGCAGGTTTTTCCTCCATTGCCTATTCATACCAGGATCATTTCACTGTTGCGGATGAAAAAATTGTAGCTGACCCTATTTCCACTATGCAGTTCAAAGGTGGCGCCATGTTTGATCTAAATGAGAGCATGAGCGTATTCGCCAACTTTGGTCTGTCAGAAAAACCGCCCATCATGGATAACGTCATTTACTTTGATGGTACCGTGGCTTCAGATCCCGCTAACGAAAAATTCCAGAGTATGGAAGCTGGAGCTAACTACAGTAGTGGAATGTTTGCTGTAAAGACAAGTTATTACAATACTGACTGGCAGGACCGTAACCTCACGAAAGCAGTTACATCAGGTCAAGGATCCAGTGGTGATACGGACGTTATCTTCCTGTCAGGTATTAACCAGAACCACAGTGGAATTGAAGTTGAGGCATCAGCTCAATTAATGTCTATGCTTCGTTTTGACGCGGCCGTGAGCCTGGGAAACTGGAAGTTCGTGGGTGACGCCTCCGGTAATTATCAAGAGGATGAGTTTAATGAGCAGGGTCAGGTAATTGGTCAAACCTCAACGACCTATAATTACGCTCTTGATGGTCTTTTTGTGGGCGACATGCCTCAGACAGGTTATGTCATGGGTATAACTCTTACACCTATTTCCGGATTAAGGGCTCAGGTTCTGTATAATATGTACGATAAGAACTATTCAGACTGGGGCCCTTCGGATCGTGAATACAGTGGCAATGATTCTGAAGCAGACAGAGCACAGGTATGGCAAGCCCCAGGATATTCGAAAATGGACGTACATGTCACCTATGACCTTCCGTCAATGGGTGGTTTGAATCTCCAGGTTTTTGCCCATGTGTTTAATGCCCTTGATGACGTGTATGTGCAGGATGCTGTTGACCACAGTCAATACAACAGTTATGGGGATAAAGTCCATGCTGCACATAATGCTGAAGTCTTTCTGGGTATACCCAGATACTTTAATGCAGGTCTTACGGTCCGGTTCTAA
- a CDS encoding rhodanese-related sulfurtransferase — protein MKKELLYNKKSRELLIKELEEEPFQRLTTSFYRYVKIKNPVELRDTLYEEWSKLKIFGRIYIANEGINAQLSCPEQNWRLFNKKLNHRLFLKDIPKKLAVVDGRSFFKLIIKVKDEIVTYGISESEFDMNNVGKHLSPEEFNSALNRPKSVVVDMRNYYESEVGRFDGAIIPDVETSRELLPEMKRLLIGKENDEILMYCTGGIRCEKASAYLIHHGFKNVNQLNGGIINYAHNVKEKNLESKFLGKNFVFDARIGERITNDVISECHQCGEPADNHIDCCNDACHILFIQCDACKKKYEGCCSKDCREFARLPKEEQRVLRKDPKRVVSTARKSDRVKPRLGEI, from the coding sequence ATGAAAAAGGAACTGTTATACAATAAGAAAAGCCGGGAGCTTTTAATTAAAGAATTGGAAGAGGAACCCTTCCAGCGCTTAACAACTTCGTTTTACCGCTACGTGAAAATCAAAAACCCGGTGGAATTGCGAGATACCCTTTATGAGGAATGGTCCAAACTGAAAATCTTTGGCCGTATTTATATAGCAAATGAGGGAATTAACGCTCAACTCTCCTGCCCCGAGCAGAACTGGCGGTTATTTAATAAAAAACTCAATCATCGCCTCTTTCTAAAAGATATTCCCAAAAAATTAGCTGTTGTGGATGGACGCTCCTTTTTCAAGCTAATCATCAAGGTGAAAGATGAAATTGTCACCTACGGCATAAGTGAAAGCGAATTTGATATGAATAATGTTGGGAAGCATCTCAGTCCTGAGGAATTCAATTCGGCCCTGAACCGCCCTAAATCAGTTGTTGTTGACATGCGGAATTATTATGAGAGTGAAGTGGGTCGATTTGACGGTGCCATTATACCTGATGTAGAAACCTCTCGTGAGCTTTTGCCAGAGATGAAACGCCTCTTAATAGGGAAGGAAAATGATGAGATTTTAATGTACTGCACCGGTGGAATTCGTTGTGAAAAAGCAAGCGCCTATCTTATTCACCACGGCTTCAAAAACGTGAATCAGCTAAACGGCGGCATTATCAATTATGCCCACAATGTGAAGGAAAAAAATCTTGAGTCGAAATTTTTGGGAAAAAATTTCGTGTTTGACGCCCGTATTGGAGAGCGAATCACCAATGATGTGATCAGCGAATGTCACCAATGCGGTGAACCGGCAGATAATCATATTGACTGTTGCAATGATGCCTGTCATATCTTATTTATCCAATGTGATGCCTGCAAAAAAAAATATGAGGGTTGCTGTTCAAAAGATTGTAGAGAATTTGCCCGCTTGCCCAAAGAGGAACAGAGAGTTCTCAGGAAAGATCCTAAAAGGGTGGTGTCAACGGCCCGAAAGTCGGACCGTGTGAAACCTCGTTTGGGTGAAATATAG